The following proteins come from a genomic window of Flavobacterium crocinum:
- a CDS encoding SRPBCC family protein produces MTSEILSTTPDSEIVTTRVLNFSQELVFKAWSEPKHLKNWWGPNGFTNTFHEFDFREGGIWKFTMHGSEKGNYENDVEFIKIEKPNLIAWKRHSKPLFQILATFDALSENETKVVFKMLFETKEECQKLKPYVVDKNEENFDKLEIELSKMKL; encoded by the coding sequence ATGACTTCAGAAATCCTTTCCACAACGCCAGATTCAGAAATTGTTACGACACGAGTTTTAAATTTTTCGCAAGAACTTGTTTTTAAAGCCTGGAGCGAGCCTAAACATTTAAAAAATTGGTGGGGACCGAATGGTTTCACCAATACTTTTCATGAGTTTGACTTTCGCGAAGGCGGAATATGGAAATTCACTATGCACGGTTCTGAAAAAGGAAACTATGAAAACGATGTCGAATTCATCAAAATAGAAAAACCGAATCTTATTGCCTGGAAACGCCATTCTAAACCACTTTTTCAAATATTAGCAACCTTTGATGCTCTTTCTGAAAATGAGACAAAAGTCGTTTTTAAAATGCTTTTTGAAACAAAGGAAGAATGTCAAAAACTTAAACCTTATGTTGTAGATAAAAATGAAGAAAATTTTGACAAACTAGAGATTGAATTATCAAAGATGAAATTGTAA
- a CDS encoding nuclear transport factor 2 family protein — protein MNPVSSSENEKLVKEYFKLFNQHKWKEMAEMYVENADFKDPSLGNGIVKQSHQQIITKYTELSDMFPDVHDKILQIYLSGEKHIIVEFVSTGTAPDKSKFELPICTIFTIENGKIAKDFTYYDNFEEPQE, from the coding sequence ATGAATCCAGTATCTTCATCCGAAAATGAAAAACTAGTTAAAGAATATTTCAAGCTTTTTAATCAGCACAAATGGAAAGAAATGGCAGAAATGTATGTTGAAAATGCCGATTTTAAAGATCCTTCTCTCGGAAACGGAATTGTAAAACAATCGCATCAGCAAATCATCACAAAATATACAGAACTGAGTGATATGTTTCCGGATGTTCATGATAAAATCCTGCAAATTTATCTTTCGGGCGAAAAACATATTATCGTAGAGTTTGTTTCTACCGGAACTGCTCCCGATAAATCCAAATTTGAATTGCCGATCTGCACCATTTTTACAATTGAAAACGGAAAAATCGCCAAGGATTTTACCTATTACGACAACTTTGAAGAACCTCAAGAATAA
- a CDS encoding Na+/H+ antiporter: MENYSIIIFILTIVIGLSAFADKAKLPYPILLVIVGVGIGFIPTMNEIEINPEIIFLLFLPPLLYDASFNISPKDFKTNISTISTLAITLVFLTTFWIAVVAHYLIPNITWPLAFVLGAILSATDAVAAISITKGLDISHKTITILEGESLINDASALVAYRFAVAAVMGSAFVIWQATLQFILLLGGGFLVGFVMSKILAVILKKVHKNSNVTISFMLLMPFVTYLIAEHLHVSGVIAVVISGLAIARFSKKIFPESLKNSSRNLWDIIIFLLNGLIFILIGLNFRYVLKDIENDMLVPYIGYAFIITIVALLIRFVRIFLQRINLQKGFEKIRKGKRKISEDALLDFKNSIILGWSGMRGIVSLAIAIGLPRFLKDGTPFPERNAIIFISVAVVLFTLIGQGLTLPWIVRTLNKKEKQKKDTENQQIEKQLLN; the protein is encoded by the coding sequence ATGGAAAACTACAGCATCATTATATTTATACTCACCATTGTTATCGGATTATCTGCCTTTGCTGATAAAGCCAAATTACCATATCCTATTCTGCTTGTAATTGTAGGAGTTGGAATTGGTTTTATTCCAACAATGAATGAAATAGAAATTAATCCTGAAATTATTTTTCTTCTTTTCCTTCCTCCGTTATTGTATGATGCTTCGTTTAATATTTCGCCCAAAGATTTTAAAACAAACATCAGCACCATCAGCACTTTAGCAATTACATTGGTTTTTCTTACCACCTTTTGGATTGCTGTTGTCGCCCATTATTTAATCCCGAATATAACCTGGCCTCTCGCCTTTGTCTTGGGAGCAATTCTTTCTGCAACCGATGCTGTTGCTGCAATAAGCATTACAAAAGGACTTGATATTTCGCATAAAACCATAACAATATTGGAAGGCGAAAGTTTGATAAACGATGCTTCCGCTCTGGTTGCTTATCGGTTTGCAGTTGCGGCCGTAATGGGATCTGCTTTTGTAATCTGGCAGGCAACATTGCAGTTTATTTTATTATTGGGAGGCGGATTTTTAGTCGGTTTTGTGATGTCAAAAATTCTGGCTGTCATTTTGAAAAAAGTACATAAAAATTCAAATGTCACGATTAGTTTTATGCTTTTAATGCCTTTTGTTACTTATTTAATTGCAGAACATCTTCATGTTTCAGGAGTAATAGCGGTAGTGATTTCTGGTCTGGCGATCGCTCGTTTTAGCAAAAAAATCTTTCCTGAAAGCTTAAAAAACAGCTCACGAAACCTTTGGGACATTATTATCTTTTTATTAAACGGATTGATCTTTATTTTAATCGGACTTAATTTTAGATATGTACTGAAAGATATTGAAAATGATATGTTAGTTCCTTACATTGGTTATGCCTTCATCATTACGATTGTCGCTTTACTGATTCGATTTGTTAGAATATTTCTTCAGAGAATTAATCTTCAGAAAGGTTTTGAAAAAATTAGAAAAGGAAAAAGAAAAATCAGCGAAGATGCGCTTCTCGATTTCAAAAATAGTATCATCTTAGGCTGGTCAGGAATGCGCGGTATTGTATCGCTTGCGATCGCTATTGGACTTCCCAGATTTCTTAAAGACGGAACTCCGTTTCCGGAAAGAAATGCCATAATTTTTATTTCTGTTGCTGTTGTTCTTTTTACTCTAATTGGACAAGGACTTACACTTCCGTGGATTGTCAGAACATTAAATAAAAAAGAAAAACAGAAAAAAGACACTGAAAATCAACAAATTGAAAAACAATTACTAAATTAG
- a CDS encoding TlpA family protein disulfide reductase, which produces MKWFPLVLFLLFPKLVMCQTKNSIQILGSINGKIPEVLEYTLPIGGIDYFGFTDSVQPDSSGNFQINIKLNQTCFIDLSYKYKSYGTLIIEPGMTYKVHINTEDAKNPFTVESKNAKGQLLYNQIPNRSMIVGGHFELESRKYSKDSVPTVIKQKLEESRINELQGFKNLLKEKIISKDFYRLVETDRNYFYKGAQGSLAFINYLNESQNKNTLNKTQYTELWSAIFKSNPVINPELLKSPWFYFYTENYLRYNELILDNINTAILSEFHKQGQIHTHNIDNAKKHLSGLQLEYYFAAYIYYEAINNNYEQELIKLFEQFKKEYPSSSYTHFLEPVIIPIISFHKKKEEPLNEKVKFVENTAEINSVKDLVKNLNGKPFYIDVWATWCGPCKEEFKDNPKLYELLKSKNITMVYISIDKESKDKQWRDMAHFYNLEGYHVRANKKLDDDLRNIFGSQSLAIPWHFLVDENGTVLNKKLSGGSDIQNLEKQLTEN; this is translated from the coding sequence ATGAAATGGTTCCCTTTAGTTTTATTTCTTCTGTTTCCAAAATTGGTTATGTGCCAGACAAAAAACAGTATTCAAATCTTAGGAAGTATTAACGGAAAAATTCCTGAAGTATTAGAATATACTTTGCCAATCGGCGGAATTGATTATTTCGGTTTTACAGATTCTGTCCAGCCGGATTCTTCAGGCAATTTTCAAATCAATATCAAACTGAATCAAACCTGTTTTATTGATTTATCTTATAAATACAAATCATACGGAACTTTAATAATTGAGCCCGGCATGACTTATAAAGTTCATATTAACACTGAAGATGCTAAAAATCCATTTACTGTCGAATCTAAAAATGCAAAAGGGCAGCTATTATACAATCAGATTCCAAACAGAAGCATGATAGTGGGAGGACATTTTGAACTCGAATCCAGAAAATACAGCAAAGACAGTGTTCCAACTGTAATCAAACAAAAACTGGAAGAAAGCAGAATAAATGAACTACAAGGATTTAAAAATCTTTTGAAAGAGAAGATTATTTCCAAAGATTTCTATCGTCTCGTTGAAACAGACAGAAATTATTTCTATAAAGGAGCGCAGGGAAGTCTGGCTTTTATTAATTATTTAAATGAATCTCAAAATAAGAATACTTTAAATAAAACGCAATACACAGAACTCTGGTCGGCAATTTTCAAATCTAATCCGGTAATCAATCCTGAACTTTTAAAATCTCCGTGGTTTTATTTTTATACAGAAAATTATTTACGATATAATGAATTAATTCTGGATAATATAAATACCGCAATCCTTTCAGAATTCCATAAACAAGGACAAATTCATACACATAATATTGATAATGCAAAAAAACATTTATCCGGCTTGCAGTTAGAATATTATTTCGCAGCTTATATTTATTACGAAGCAATCAATAATAACTACGAACAGGAACTAATAAAACTTTTTGAACAATTCAAAAAAGAATATCCTTCCAGTTCTTACACTCATTTTCTTGAACCCGTAATTATTCCGATTATTTCTTTCCACAAGAAAAAAGAAGAACCTTTAAATGAGAAGGTAAAATTTGTAGAAAATACTGCCGAAATAAACTCCGTAAAAGATTTGGTAAAAAATCTAAACGGAAAACCATTTTATATTGACGTTTGGGCAACCTGGTGTGGTCCCTGTAAAGAAGAATTTAAAGACAATCCGAAATTATATGAATTGTTGAAATCCAAAAACATTACCATGGTTTACATTTCAATAGACAAAGAAAGCAAGGATAAACAATGGCGTGATATGGCACATTTTTACAACTTAGAAGGATATCATGTAAGAGCTAATAAAAAATTAGACGACGATTTACGAAATATATTCGGCAGTCAGTCACTTGCCATTCCGTGGCATTTTCTTGTTGATGAAAACGGAACTGTCTTAAATAAAAAACTTAGCGGTGGTTCTGATATTCAAAATTTAGAAAAACAGCTAACTGAAAACTAA
- the dnaK gene encoding molecular chaperone DnaK, with translation MGKIIGIDLGTTNSCVSVMEGNEAVVIPNAEGKRTTPSIIAFVEGGEIKVGDPAKRQAVTNPTKTIASIKRFMGHTFAETQDEAKRVPYSVVKGDNNTPRVDIDGRLYTAQELSAMTLQKMKKTAEDYLGQTVTEAVITVPAYFNDAQRQATKEAGEIAGLKVMRIINEPTAAALAYGLDKKGTDQKIAVYDLGGGTFDISVLELGDGVFEVLSTNGDTHLGGDDFDQVIIDWLADEFKTEEGIDLRLDPMSLQRLKEAAEKAKIELSSSAETEINLPYVTATASGPKHLVKKLSRAKFEQLSVSLVKRSMEPVAKALKDAGLSTSDIDEVILVGGSTRMPRIADEVEKFFGKKASKGVNPDEVVAIGAAIQGGVLSGDVKDVLLLDVTPLSLGIETMGGVLTKLIESNTTIPTKKSQVFSTAADSQPSVEIHVLQGERAMAADNKTIGRFHLDGIPPAPRGVPQIEVTFDIDANGIIKVSATDKGTGKSHDIRIEASSGLTAEEIEKMKKDAEANADADRIAKERAEKLNEADSTIFQTESQLKELGDKLTDDQKTAIEYALTELRMAHQSQDLDAIQKGLDNVNAAWKTATEAMYAQGGEGQQAAPQQEQSSGDNVEDVEFEEVK, from the coding sequence ATGGGTAAAATAATCGGAATTGACTTAGGTACGACGAACTCTTGTGTTTCTGTAATGGAAGGTAACGAAGCAGTTGTTATCCCTAACGCAGAAGGAAAAAGAACTACACCATCTATCATCGCTTTTGTTGAAGGTGGAGAAATTAAAGTAGGTGATCCTGCAAAAAGACAAGCAGTAACGAATCCTACAAAAACGATTGCTTCTATTAAACGTTTTATGGGACACACTTTTGCTGAAACTCAAGATGAGGCAAAAAGAGTTCCTTACAGTGTTGTAAAAGGTGACAACAATACGCCACGTGTGGATATTGACGGTCGTTTATACACTGCTCAAGAATTGTCTGCTATGACACTTCAAAAAATGAAAAAAACTGCTGAAGACTATTTAGGTCAAACAGTAACTGAGGCAGTTATTACTGTTCCTGCATACTTTAACGATGCTCAGCGTCAAGCTACTAAAGAAGCTGGAGAAATCGCTGGTCTTAAAGTTATGCGTATCATCAACGAGCCAACTGCTGCTGCACTTGCTTACGGATTAGATAAAAAAGGAACTGATCAAAAAATTGCTGTTTACGATTTAGGTGGAGGTACTTTTGATATCTCTGTTCTTGAATTAGGAGACGGTGTATTTGAAGTATTATCTACAAATGGTGATACTCACTTAGGTGGTGATGATTTTGACCAAGTTATTATTGACTGGTTAGCTGACGAATTCAAAACTGAAGAAGGTATTGATTTACGTTTAGATCCAATGTCATTACAGCGTTTGAAAGAAGCTGCTGAAAAAGCTAAGATTGAATTATCATCTTCTGCTGAAACTGAAATCAACTTGCCTTACGTAACTGCTACTGCTTCTGGACCAAAACACTTAGTGAAAAAATTATCTAGAGCTAAATTTGAGCAATTATCTGTTTCTTTAGTAAAACGTTCTATGGAGCCAGTTGCTAAAGCATTAAAAGATGCAGGTTTATCTACATCTGATATCGACGAAGTAATCCTTGTTGGAGGTTCTACTCGTATGCCAAGAATCGCTGACGAAGTTGAAAAATTCTTCGGTAAAAAAGCTTCTAAAGGTGTTAACCCTGATGAGGTTGTTGCTATTGGAGCTGCTATTCAAGGTGGAGTTTTATCTGGAGATGTAAAAGATGTATTGTTACTTGACGTAACTCCTCTTTCTTTAGGTATCGAAACTATGGGTGGTGTATTGACTAAATTAATCGAGTCTAACACAACTATCCCAACTAAAAAATCTCAAGTATTCTCTACTGCTGCTGATTCTCAACCATCTGTTGAAATCCACGTATTACAAGGAGAAAGAGCAATGGCTGCTGATAACAAAACTATCGGTCGTTTCCACTTAGATGGTATTCCACCAGCACCAAGAGGAGTTCCTCAAATCGAAGTAACTTTCGATATCGATGCTAATGGTATCATCAAAGTTTCTGCAACTGATAAAGGAACTGGAAAATCTCACGATATCCGTATCGAAGCTTCTTCTGGATTAACAGCTGAAGAAATCGAAAAAATGAAAAAAGATGCTGAAGCTAACGCTGATGCTGACAGAATTGCAAAAGAAAGAGCTGAGAAATTGAACGAAGCTGACAGTACTATTTTCCAAACTGAATCTCAATTGAAAGAGTTAGGAGATAAATTGACAGACGATCAAAAAACAGCTATCGAATACGCTTTAACTGAATTGAGAATGGCTCACCAATCTCAGGATCTTGACGCAATCCAAAAAGGATTAGACAATGTTAATGCAGCTTGGAAAACAGCTACAGAAGCAATGTACGCTCAAGGTGGTGAAGGACAACAAGCTGCTCCACAACAAGAGCAGTCTTCTGGAGACAATGTTGAAGACGTTGAATTCGAAGAGGTAAAATAA
- the corA gene encoding magnesium/cobalt transporter CorA produces MRKIKYKKGRKLQHITLEYTGTHKEHETEMQLFVYDDNDVVEYDKFTVLALNSCFDYTKNNWLNVHGLNDIGLLKTIGAHFKFDDFLLADILNTTKRTKLEEQQNILFFNIKSLLPSEYSDNISVEQISFILKEGILISFQEKRSDFFTHIRERLRTHAGIVRTKKVDYLLYLLLDAVMENFYITLEDEEDKVEELINQTKKDAKPIILEKIENHRDNLNFLKRSIVPLRDSLYYLKTKKDDDDENGLIQKETFNFFIRLHQKSLELLEQIESDMSALESASNFYFSEQSRKMNEIMKTLTIISAIFIPLTFIVGVYGMNFEYMPELKMRNGYFVVMGIMFLLVIALIVYFKKRRWF; encoded by the coding sequence ATGAGAAAGATCAAATACAAGAAAGGACGCAAGCTGCAACACATTACATTAGAGTATACAGGAACACACAAAGAGCACGAAACCGAAATGCAGCTTTTTGTATATGACGATAATGATGTTGTTGAATATGACAAGTTTACGGTTTTAGCTTTAAATTCTTGTTTTGATTATACTAAAAACAATTGGTTAAATGTTCATGGCTTAAATGATATTGGATTGCTTAAAACAATTGGAGCACATTTTAAGTTTGATGACTTTCTTTTAGCGGATATCTTAAATACGACTAAAAGAACCAAATTAGAAGAACAGCAAAACATTTTATTTTTCAATATAAAATCCCTTTTACCTTCTGAATATTCAGATAATATCAGCGTTGAGCAGATCAGTTTTATTCTGAAAGAAGGAATTCTGATTTCGTTTCAGGAAAAGCGAAGTGATTTCTTTACGCACATTCGCGAGCGCCTTCGTACACATGCCGGAATTGTGCGAACTAAAAAAGTAGATTACCTCTTGTATTTACTTTTAGATGCCGTTATGGAAAATTTCTATATCACATTGGAAGATGAAGAAGACAAGGTAGAAGAATTAATCAATCAGACCAAAAAAGATGCTAAACCAATTATTTTAGAGAAAATTGAAAATCATCGCGATAATTTAAATTTCCTTAAACGTTCCATTGTTCCACTTAGAGATTCACTTTATTATTTGAAAACCAAGAAAGATGATGATGACGAAAATGGTTTAATTCAGAAAGAAACCTTCAATTTTTTTATAAGACTTCACCAAAAAAGTTTAGAGCTTTTAGAGCAGATAGAATCGGATATGAGTGCGTTGGAAAGTGCTTCTAATTTCTATTTTTCAGAACAAAGCCGAAAAATGAATGAAATTATGAAAACGCTGACCATAATTTCGGCCATCTTTATTCCGCTTACCTTTATTGTCGGAGTTTACGGAATGAACTTTGAATACATGCCGGAACTCAAAATGAGAAATGGCTATTTTGTGGTTATGGGCATTATGTTTTTACTGGTCATAGCCTTGATTGTTTATTTCAAAAAAAGACGCTGGTTTTAA
- the pta gene encoding phosphate acetyltransferase — MSKAIYIATSDHNSGKSIITLGLMSILIGKTAKVGYFRPIIEDFVDGEVDNHIETVLSYFNLDIQFEDAYAITKSRLIKKKNKGKIGEVLDLIIEKYKKLEERFDFVLVEGTSFTGEGTSIELDLNVLIAKNLGIPTIIIGSGVGKTLEELLDSLYLVYDSFKVKEVEVLSVFANKVQPENIELVTKSLQKSLPPNVLINTIPLISSLNNPTMQEIVNELDAKVLFGENYLNNEIGHYSVGAMQLHNYLVHLHNNALVITPGDRSDIILGALQANESANYPTISGIILTGNIVPEESILKLIEGLSAIVPIIAVDGGTYHITNKIGSIKSEIYANNTHKIETSITTFEKYVNNDALSERLITFQAEGMTPKMFQYNMVKRAKQHRKHIVLPEGNDDRIITAASRLLDMDVVDISIIGDKKQIENKVVELGITFDFSKVNIINPIESEFYEDYANTYYELRKAKNVSITMARDLMEDVSYFGTMMVYKGHADGMVSGAAHTTQHTILPALQFIKTKPNSSVVSSVFFMCLEDRVSVFGDCAINPNPTAEQLAEIAISSAESSAAFGIEPKIAMLSYSSGASGKGDEVDKVRTATAIVKEKRPDLKIEGPIQYDAAVDLSVGKSKMPDSEVAGQASVLIFPDLNTGNNTYKAVQRETGALAIGPMLQGLNKPVNDLSRGCTVDDIINTVVITAIQAQGM, encoded by the coding sequence ATGAGTAAAGCAATATATATAGCCACTAGTGATCACAATAGTGGTAAGTCAATTATTACACTCGGTTTAATGAGTATCTTAATTGGTAAAACAGCCAAAGTAGGATATTTTAGACCTATAATTGAAGATTTTGTTGATGGTGAAGTAGACAATCATATTGAGACTGTTTTGTCGTATTTTAATCTTGATATTCAATTTGAAGACGCTTATGCGATTACTAAAAGCCGATTAATCAAAAAAAAGAATAAAGGAAAAATAGGTGAGGTCCTGGATTTGATTATTGAAAAATATAAAAAGCTCGAAGAACGTTTTGATTTCGTTTTAGTTGAAGGAACGAGTTTCACGGGAGAAGGAACTTCCATTGAATTGGATCTGAATGTTTTAATTGCTAAAAATCTGGGAATTCCAACAATTATTATCGGTTCAGGAGTTGGAAAAACTTTAGAAGAATTGTTGGACAGCTTATATTTGGTTTACGACTCATTTAAAGTAAAAGAGGTGGAGGTTTTATCGGTTTTTGCCAATAAGGTTCAACCGGAAAATATAGAACTGGTAACTAAAAGCCTGCAAAAAAGCCTTCCGCCAAATGTTTTAATTAATACCATTCCGCTCATATCAAGTTTGAATAATCCAACGATGCAGGAAATTGTAAACGAATTGGATGCAAAAGTTCTGTTTGGAGAAAATTATCTGAATAACGAAATCGGTCATTACAGTGTGGGAGCGATGCAGTTGCATAATTATTTGGTTCATCTGCATAATAATGCTTTAGTTATTACTCCTGGAGATCGCTCAGATATCATTTTGGGAGCTTTACAGGCTAATGAATCGGCTAATTATCCAACGATTTCAGGAATTATCCTAACCGGAAATATAGTTCCCGAAGAAAGTATTTTAAAGCTTATTGAAGGACTTTCTGCCATTGTGCCGATTATTGCTGTAGATGGTGGGACTTATCATATTACAAACAAAATTGGATCTATTAAATCAGAGATTTATGCCAACAACACGCATAAGATTGAAACCTCAATAACTACTTTCGAGAAATATGTTAACAATGATGCCTTATCGGAAAGATTAATCACTTTCCAGGCGGAAGGTATGACGCCGAAAATGTTTCAGTACAACATGGTTAAAAGAGCCAAACAGCACCGAAAACATATTGTACTGCCGGAAGGAAATGACGATCGAATTATTACGGCCGCGTCAAGATTATTGGACATGGATGTAGTCGATATTTCGATTATTGGAGATAAAAAACAAATAGAAAATAAGGTTGTAGAACTTGGAATTACATTTGATTTTTCTAAAGTAAATATCATCAATCCGATAGAATCTGAATTTTATGAGGATTATGCGAATACGTATTATGAGCTCAGAAAAGCCAAAAACGTTAGTATCACTATGGCAAGGGATTTAATGGAAGATGTATCGTATTTTGGAACGATGATGGTGTACAAAGGCCACGCAGACGGAATGGTTTCGGGAGCGGCTCATACGACACAGCATACAATTTTACCAGCGCTTCAATTCATTAAAACCAAACCAAACTCATCTGTAGTTTCTTCCGTTTTCTTTATGTGTTTAGAAGATCGTGTTTCTGTTTTTGGAGATTGCGCTATTAATCCAAACCCAACTGCAGAACAATTGGCAGAAATCGCCATTTCATCAGCAGAATCAAGTGCTGCTTTTGGAATTGAACCAAAAATTGCTATGCTTTCTTACTCTTCAGGAGCTTCTGGAAAAGGAGATGAAGTAGATAAAGTGAGAACAGCAACAGCTATCGTAAAAGAAAAAAGACCTGATTTAAAGATTGAAGGCCCAATTCAATATGATGCAGCAGTAGATTTGAGTGTTGGAAAAAGCAAAATGCCGGATTCTGAAGTGGCAGGGCAGGCAAGTGTATTAATTTTCCCTGATTTAAATACCGGAAATAATACTTATAAAGCTGTTCAGAGAGAAACCGGAGCTTTGGCAATCGGCCCAATGCTTCAAGGTTTAAACAAACCTGTAAACGATTTAAGCCGTGGTTGTACTGTAGATGATATTATCAATACAGTAGTAATTACAGCAATTCAGGCGCAAGGAATGTAA